A portion of the Streptomyces sp. YPW6 genome contains these proteins:
- a CDS encoding VCBS repeat-containing protein gives MRPRPRTRTEHPQAAVTRRVTASLTAGGTALLLALTACTGPSSASDGKNGDTPPPAQARPQAQTVSTPVPRGTGSRVPYDFNGDGHRDLVIDDLVKAPGNSHGDDAGIGIVYGTADPGRPLDPATRQLLSARANAAKSGDTLPAAFDAEAACDLDRDGFTDLIVSTDPPYNGIGAPPVPLQILFGSPQGLTGKAVTVRIPQQARSGNEWPEQPVCGDFDGDGKADLAVTASAGRVTFLHGPFARTGAPRSAELLPDGGPYLYAPEPRSDTDGDGYDDLVAATLPHAPGQAGRGTLLLGSPEGPARPGGTYAFAAEDVPTAPLGTAGATRTTLLNHGDYDGDRKPDTVVRTYRGELRDLIALYRAGTTDEPLVTFSTTLFLP, from the coding sequence GTGCGCCCACGCCCCCGTACCCGCACCGAGCACCCGCAGGCAGCGGTCACCCGCAGGGTGACGGCCTCCCTCACCGCCGGCGGTACGGCCCTGCTGCTGGCGCTCACGGCCTGTACGGGCCCCTCCTCAGCCTCCGACGGCAAGAACGGCGACACCCCGCCCCCGGCGCAGGCACGGCCCCAGGCACAGACGGTGAGCACGCCCGTCCCCCGCGGCACCGGCAGCCGCGTCCCGTACGACTTCAACGGGGACGGCCACCGCGACCTGGTCATCGACGACCTGGTGAAGGCCCCCGGGAACAGCCACGGCGACGACGCGGGCATCGGCATCGTCTACGGCACCGCCGACCCCGGCCGCCCGCTGGACCCGGCCACCCGGCAGCTCCTGAGCGCCCGCGCGAACGCCGCGAAGTCCGGCGACACCCTGCCCGCCGCGTTCGACGCCGAGGCAGCCTGCGACCTGGACCGGGACGGCTTCACCGACCTGATCGTCTCGACCGACCCCCCGTACAACGGCATCGGAGCCCCGCCCGTACCGCTCCAGATCCTCTTCGGCTCCCCGCAGGGCCTGACGGGGAAGGCCGTCACCGTACGCATCCCCCAGCAGGCCCGGTCCGGCAACGAGTGGCCCGAGCAACCGGTCTGCGGCGACTTCGACGGCGACGGGAAGGCCGACCTCGCGGTCACCGCCAGCGCCGGCCGGGTCACCTTCCTGCACGGCCCCTTCGCCCGCACCGGGGCCCCGCGCAGCGCGGAACTGCTGCCCGACGGCGGCCCGTACCTCTACGCCCCCGAGCCCCGGTCCGACACCGACGGCGACGGTTACGACGACCTCGTCGCCGCCACCCTCCCGCACGCCCCCGGACAGGCGGGCCGGGGCACCCTGCTCCTCGGCTCCCCCGAGGGCCCGGCGCGGCCGGGCGGCACGTACGCGTTCGCGGCGGAGGACGTCCCCACCGCACCGCTGGGGACGGCGGGCGCCACCCGCACCACCCTCCTGAACCACGGCGACTACGACGGCGACAGGAAGCCGGACACGGTGGTGCGCACATACCGGGGCGAGCTGCGGGACCTGATCGCGCTCTACCGGGCGGGTACCACGGACGAGCCCCTCGTCACCTTCTCCACGACGCTCTTCCTCCCCTGA